The following are from one region of the Deltaproteobacteria bacterium HGW-Deltaproteobacteria-6 genome:
- a CDS encoding tRNA 2-thiouridine(34) synthase MnmA, protein MNDESSPLRKKVLVAMSGGVDSSLAALLLKEAGYAVTGVTMCLGIRQNGDRSSCCGGDAIEDAKRVCGQLEVPHFVFDFAQLMEELVISKFTAEYLSGRTPNPCVDCNRYLKFGSLLDRARAMGFDYLATGHYARIEQTDNAWHLKRPEDKNKDQTYFLYPIKKDDLPRVLFPLGNLSKADVRILAKNAGLHVAQKAESQDICFVTTGNYRQFFEERNLSAAPGNIVDKEGKVLGRHQGIIYYTIGQRSGLGISAKAPLYVLRFDAHTNSILVGNKEDLYASGLIAGDLNFLTDQFPEEVEAKIRYRKKPARCTLRNDGGKLKVIFKEAQESITPGQAIVFYNGDEVLGGAVIEDVIRGPE, encoded by the coding sequence ATGAATGACGAAAGCAGTCCTTTAAGGAAAAAAGTTCTTGTGGCAATGAGCGGCGGCGTTGATTCATCGCTCGCGGCTCTACTGCTCAAAGAGGCAGGCTACGCGGTTACCGGCGTCACCATGTGTCTGGGCATCCGGCAGAACGGCGACCGCTCAAGCTGCTGCGGCGGCGACGCCATAGAAGACGCCAAGCGTGTCTGCGGCCAGTTGGAAGTTCCTCACTTTGTCTTTGACTTCGCTCAGTTGATGGAAGAACTGGTGATCAGTAAATTCACCGCTGAATATTTAAGTGGAAGAACACCGAACCCCTGCGTGGACTGCAACCGCTACCTGAAATTCGGATCGCTCCTGGATCGGGCCCGCGCAATGGGTTTTGATTATCTGGCTACCGGCCACTACGCCAGAATCGAACAAACGGATAATGCCTGGCATCTCAAGCGTCCGGAGGACAAGAATAAGGATCAGACTTATTTTCTCTATCCGATCAAGAAGGATGACTTGCCGCGTGTTCTTTTTCCGCTGGGAAATCTCAGCAAAGCAGACGTCCGGATACTGGCGAAAAATGCCGGGCTGCATGTGGCACAAAAGGCGGAAAGTCAGGATATTTGTTTTGTGACGACCGGAAATTACCGGCAGTTTTTTGAAGAAAGAAATTTGTCTGCCGCCCCGGGCAATATCGTTGACAAGGAAGGCAAGGTTCTCGGACGTCATCAGGGCATCATTTATTATACGATCGGACAGCGCAGCGGTCTGGGAATCAGCGCGAAGGCCCCTTTATATGTTCTTCGTTTTGATGCCCACACCAATTCGATCCTGGTTGGCAATAAAGAAGACCTTTACGCATCGGGCTTAATTGCCGGCGACCTGAATTTTCTGACCGATCAGTTCCCCGAAGAGGTGGAAGCTAAAATCCGCTACCGCAAAAAACCGGCGCGCTGCACCCTGAGAAACGATGGCGGGAAATTAAAAGTTATTTTTAAAGAAGCCCAGGAATCGATTACGCCGGGACAGGCAATCGTATTCTACAATGGTGATGAAGTGCTGGGCGGCGCGGTCATCGAAGATGTTATTCGTGGACCGGAGTGA